A portion of the Bacillus sp. es.034 genome contains these proteins:
- a CDS encoding ABC transporter permease yields the protein MGNLFKTEWYKLKKDRSFRFLTWMLVAAAVLFPLIEFDNGASGLPTVKDYYRDSILGPHANIVKLIPSILAGFFITSEYSMGTMKSMVSSGNSRFRIYSAKLIIFSIGAIIISLILPILMTGSSAFYFGFDEMPGWSYYFQTLGLITMYGAAFASIMAIFSILFTDSGKTIGFLLLFFVFADWPLQMLAAKVPMFETILNYSVFKLIYEIMLVDTMVSGDLLTMVVVPIFTFLLFGALGSIIFQKKEIK from the coding sequence ATGGGTAATCTCTTCAAAACGGAGTGGTATAAATTAAAGAAAGACCGGTCATTTCGATTCCTGACCTGGATGTTAGTCGCGGCAGCAGTGTTGTTTCCACTGATAGAATTTGATAATGGGGCATCGGGATTGCCAACCGTAAAGGATTATTATCGGGATAGTATTCTCGGTCCTCATGCGAATATAGTGAAGCTTATCCCAAGTATTTTGGCAGGCTTCTTCATTACGAGTGAATATTCCATGGGTACGATGAAAAGTATGGTGTCTTCAGGGAATAGCAGGTTCCGGATCTACTCTGCAAAGCTAATCATATTTTCCATCGGAGCGATCATCATCTCATTGATATTACCGATCTTGATGACGGGATCCAGTGCCTTCTATTTTGGATTTGACGAGATGCCTGGGTGGAGTTATTACTTCCAAACGCTGGGATTGATTACAATGTACGGGGCAGCCTTTGCTTCCATTATGGCGATCTTTTCGATCCTGTTTACAGACAGTGGGAAAACGATAGGGTTTCTTCTCCTGTTCTTTGTATTTGCTGATTGGCCCCTGCAAATGTTGGCGGCTAAAGTCCCAATGTTTGAAACCATCTTAAATTATTCCGTCTTTAAATTGATTTACGAAATTATGTTGGTGGATACAATGGTAAGCGGAGACCTTTTAACCATGGTAGTCGTTCCGATCTTTACGTTTCTGTTATTTGGTGCATTAGGTAGTATTATATTTCAGAAAAAAGAAATTAAGTAA
- a CDS encoding HAMP domain-containing sensor histidine kinase: MLYVLLAILAAFAYVLTRYYLLKKEIKNAVLQLQQLHQHESGKKLTISFYDRDFELLAKEINHQIDATKQAIAVKRSTENELRQAISHISHDIRTPMTSILGYIQLLESDEISDGTKKKHIETIKNSARRLKVLLEDFFELSIIEREDYPLKVEKVSMNHLMIESLLGYYDEFNKRNIKPDMHLPDQEIMIMTDPSLVKRVIENLAVNAIRYSTGNVSIQLCEKEGIIQLKISNSVENTSELEVHHMFDRFYKADQTRTGNGTGLGLSITKSLMEKMNGCIYAELEEQHLTMICEWHMK, encoded by the coding sequence ATGCTTTATGTATTATTAGCCATTCTGGCAGCGTTTGCCTACGTCCTCACCCGCTATTATCTGTTGAAAAAGGAAATAAAAAATGCAGTCCTGCAACTCCAGCAATTACACCAGCATGAATCGGGGAAGAAATTGACGATTAGCTTTTATGATCGTGATTTCGAACTATTAGCCAAGGAAATCAATCATCAGATTGATGCCACGAAACAGGCTATTGCCGTCAAACGCTCCACTGAAAATGAATTGCGACAGGCAATCTCTCATATTTCTCATGATATTCGCACACCGATGACGTCCATTTTAGGATATATTCAGTTATTGGAGTCAGATGAAATAAGTGATGGGACAAAGAAGAAACACATTGAAACTATCAAAAATAGTGCAAGAAGGTTAAAGGTGTTACTAGAAGATTTCTTCGAGCTGTCGATCATTGAACGGGAAGATTATCCTTTGAAAGTGGAAAAGGTCAGTATGAATCATCTCATGATTGAATCGCTATTGGGGTATTATGATGAATTTAATAAGCGAAACATAAAACCGGACATGCATCTCCCAGATCAGGAAATTATGATCATGACAGATCCCTCTCTCGTAAAAAGAGTGATTGAAAATTTAGCCGTGAACGCCATTAGATACTCGACCGGAAATGTATCCATTCAGCTTTGTGAAAAAGAAGGAATCATTCAGTTGAAGATTTCAAATTCTGTTGAGAATACAAGTGAGCTTGAGGTCCATCACATGTTCGACCGTTTTTATAAGGCGGACCAGACAAGAACCGGAAACGGTACGGGGCTAGGCTTGTCAATTACAAAAAGCTTGATGGAAAAAA